From a single Nothobranchius furzeri strain GRZ-AD chromosome 9, NfurGRZ-RIMD1, whole genome shotgun sequence genomic region:
- the LOC107381406 gene encoding F-actin-monooxygenase MICAL2 isoform X2 codes for MGEMEEDCDNVGKLFENFIQASTCKGTLQAFNVLCRRLDLDPAEHKTFYSGLKAKVTSWKAKALWSKLDKRMSHKEYKKGQACEGTKCLIIGGGPCGLRTAIELTLMGAKVVVIEKRDSFSRNNVLHLWPYTIHDLRGLGAKKFYGKFCAGAIDHISIQQLQLILLKVALIVAVEFHINVEFIKLLEPLENQEKEGIGWRAAIRPADHPVANFDFDVVVGADGRRNTLEGFKRKEFRGKLAIAITANFINRNTTAEAKVEEISGVAFIFNQKFFLNLKEETGIDLENIVYYRDNTHYFVMTAKKQSLLDKGVVINDYVDTQMLLSSENVNQEALLSYAREAADFGTNYQLPTLDFAMNHCGQPDVAMFDFTCMYASENAALARERFGHQLLVALVGDSLLEPFWPMGTGCARGFLAAFDTAWMVKSWAEGRTVLEVLSERESIYRLLPQTTPENIAKNFDQYTIDPATRYPNLNSSCVRPHQVRHLYITEELKCCSLERAATIRRPVNLSRRESEIRPSRLLTWCQKQTEGYRNVSITDLTSSWRSGMALCALIHRFKPQLIDFDSLNEGDHTTNLQLAFDVSEHDFGIRPFMSVKELSAGEELDKTRMSAYLSKFYELFRGTPLPVSESRQVDENNECPSKEVRTNNMFSLALARKRVPKEEKSGSVDSIYKRRRKFYLEEATNLSSNGSTQRDERDPKENKVRSMATQLLAKFESKNNFTIHKTQSDCETSLLLPAFIHTESPPVKLRPPVPPKPPSVSQFEVSIKKAAEQLVHIPPKILLNPQLQFQPRHQLQLSVVRLRHANQTCAEVKPEPPSESPDPPAPPPSCHSAIRFMTRVLHRLKEVDEHVSEKKAQTQQVREFQTKSIKEKAVHIRRLFSEDGSDVLKGSSIRRTFSQMSEKCHSCGKRVYMVERICAEGLYFHRECFRCSTCRSALQQGAHAFNSEEGKLYCKHHFDQRNNGTNLKRTFSLPANCNRVLERRAADEKTPPSSDTAHLQSEPDAGTCTSFISRSLSWPLNVIRAACNAPRYLSRRVHGAARALTSHLRNNLHDYTLLYELLSMSLPLLFVLQEVLLQMYTEAVPDEPSLLQPVLLWLQEQIRIL; via the exons ATGGGGGAGATGGAGGAGGATTGCGACAACGTGGGGAAGCTGTTTGAGAACTTCATCCAAGCTTCCACCTGTAAAGGAACCCTTCAGGCCTTCAATGTCCTCTGCAGACGTTTGGACCTGGACCCCGCCGAGCACAAGACCTTCTATAGTGGTCTGAAGGCGAAAGTCACTTCCTGGAAGGCCAAAGCTCTGTGGAGCAAACTGGACAAGAGGATGTCCCATAAGGAGTACAAGAAGGGCCAGGCTTGTGAGGGCACTAAG TGCCTCATCATCGGAGGAGGTCCGTGCGGCTTGCGGACAGCCATCGAGCTCACCTTGATGGGTGCTAAAGTGGTGGTCATCGAGAAGAGGGACTCTTTTTCCAGGAACAATGTCCTCCATCTTTGGCCTTACACCATTCATGACCTGCGGGGCCTCGGCGCCAAAAAGTTCTATGGAAAATTTTGCGCTGGAGCCATAGACCACATCA GCattcagcagctgcagctgatcctcCTGAAGGTCGCCCTGATTGTTGCAGTGGAGTTTCACATTAATGTGGAGTTCATCAAGCTGCTGGAACCGCTAGAGAATCAGGAAAAGGAAG GGATTGGGTGGAGGGCTGCAATCCGACCTGCTGATCACCCGGTGGCTAACTTTGACTTTGACGTGGTGGTGGGGGCTGATGGGCGGAGGAATACATTGGAAG GTTTCAAAAGAAAAGAGTTTAGAGGCAAACTGGCGATCGCCATCACGGCCAACTTCATCAACAGGAACACCACCGCTGAGGCCAAAGTGGAGGAGATCAGCGGCGTGGCCTTCATCTTCAACCAGAAGTTCTTTCTCAACCTCAAAGAggagacag GTATTGATCTGGAGAACATTGTTTACTACAGGGACAACACACATTACTTTGTCATGACGGCAAAGAAGCAGAGTCTGCTGGACAAGGGGGTTGTCATTAAT GATTACGTCGACACCCAGATGCTGCTGAGCAGCGAGAACGTCAACCAGGAGGCTCTTCTGAGCTACGCCCGAGAGGCTGCTGACTTTGGCACCAACTACCAGCTTCCCACTCTGGATTTTGCCATGAACCACTGCGGGCAGCCGGATGTGGCGATGTTTGACTTCACATGCATGTACGCATCAGAGAACGCCGCTCTGGCCAGGGAGAGGTTTGGACACCAGCTGCTGGTGGCACTGGTTGGAGACAGTCTTCTAGAG CCATTCTGGCCGATGGGAACAGGCTGTGCCCGAGGTTTCCTGGCTGCTTTTGACACGGCGTGGATGGTAAAGAGCTGGGCCGAAGGTCGGACGGTCCTGGAGGTGCTCTCAGAGAG GGAGAGTATTTACCGACTGCTACCACAAACAACCCCTGAAAACATTGCTAAGAACTTCGATCAGTATACCATCGACCCCGCAACTCGATACCCCAACCTCAACTCCTCCTGCGTCAGGCCTCACCAG GTGCGTCACCTGTACATCACCGAAGAGCTGAAGTGCTGCTCTCTGGAGCGTGCTGCTACCATACGACGACCCGTCAACCTCTCCAGGAGAG AATCTGAGATCCGACCATCCAGGCTTCTCACCTGGTGCCAGAAACAGACTGAAGGATACAGGAATGTGTCCATCACAGACCTGACTTCCTCCTGGAGGAGTGGCATGGCTCTGTGCGCTCTTATCCACAGGTTTAAACCACAGCTAAT AGATTTTGACTCGTTAAATGAAGGTGACCACACTACCAACCTCCAGCTGGCTTTTGACGTCAGCGAACATGATTTTGGGATTCGACCGTTCATGTCCGTGAAGGAGCTGAGTGCTGGCGAGGAGCTGGATAAAACCAGGATGAGTGCCTACCTGTCCAAGTTCTACGAGCTCTTCCGTGGAACACCTCTACCTGTATCGG AATCCAGACAAGTGGATGAAAATAATGAATGTCCTTCAAAGGAAGTCAGAACTAACAACATGTTCAGTCTTGCACTGGCGAGGAAACGGGTACCAAAG GAAGAGAAGTCAGGCAGTGTGGACTCCATTTACAAAAGGAGGCGGAAATTCTATCTAGAGGAG GCCACCAATCTGTCAAGTAATGGCTCCACACAGCGAGACGAGCGGGATCCCAAAGAAAACAAAGTTCGCTCAATGGCTACTCAGCTTCTAGCCAAGTTCGAGAGTAAAAACAACTTCACCATCCATAAAACACAG TCAGACTGTGAGACGTCTCTGCTGCTCCCTGCTTTTATCCACACTGAGAGTCCGCCTGTGAAACTCAGGCCTCCCGTCCCACCTAAACCTCCGTCAGTGTCTCAG TTTGAGGTCAGTATCAAAAAAGCGGCTGAACAGTTAGTCCACATTCCTCCAAAGATCCTGCTGAACCCCCAGTTGCAGTTCCAGCCTCGGCACCAGCTCCAGTTGTCAGTAGTGAGACTCAGACATGCTAATCAGACGTGTGCTGAGGTGAAGCCTGAGCCTCCATCTGAGAGTCCAGACCCCCCTGCTCCTCCTCCATCCTGCCACTCAGCTATCCGTTTCATGACAAGAGTTCTCCATCGCCTCAAGGAGGTGGATGAACACGTATCGGAG AAAAAGGCTCAGACACAACAAGTTAGAGAGTTTCAAACAAAAAGCATAAAGGAGAAAGCCGTTCACATTAGGAGGTTATTTTCCGAGGACGGTTCTGATGTACTCAAG GGCAGTTCCATACGGAGGACCTTTTCTCAGATGTCTGAAAAGTGTCACTCCTGTGGAAAGCGAGTTTATATGGTTGAGAGAATCTGTGCCGAGGGGCTCTACTTCCACAGGGAGTGTTTCCGCTGTTCAACCTGCAGGTCTGCTCTGCAACAAGGAGCACATGCGTTTAACTCTGAAGAAG GAAAGCTGTACTGCAAACACCACTTTGATCAACGCAACAATGGGACGAATCTAAAGAGGACCTTTTCTCTACCAGCT AACTGTAACCGAGTTCTGGAACGACGAGCTGCAGATGAAAAGACTCCCCCATCCAGCGATACAGCACACCTGCAGAGTGAACCTGATGCAGGTACCTGCACCTCGTTTATAAGCAGAAGCCTGAGCTGGCCTCTGAATGTGATTCGTGCTGCGTGCAACGCCCCCCGGTACCTCTCCCGCCGTGTGCATGGTGCAGCCCGGGCTCTCACCAGCCACCTGAGGAACAACTTACATGACTACACACTGCTGTATGAGCTACTGAGCATGAGCTTACCCCTATTGTTTGTTTTACAAGAGGTACTCCTGCAGATGTACACCGAGGCCGTGCCTGACGAGCCGAGCTTGCTGCAGCCTGTGCTGCTTTGGCTGCAGGAGCAAATCAGAATCCTCTAG
- the LOC107381406 gene encoding F-actin-monooxygenase MICAL2 isoform X5 yields MGEMEEDCDNVGKLFENFIQASTCKGTLQAFNVLCRRLDLDPAEHKTFYSGLKAKVTSWKAKALWSKLDKRMSHKEYKKGQACEGTKCLIIGGGPCGLRTAIELTLMGAKVVVIEKRDSFSRNNVLHLWPYTIHDLRGLGAKKFYGKFCAGAIDHISIQQLQLILLKVALIVAVEFHINVEFIKLLEPLENQEKEGIGWRAAIRPADHPVANFDFDVVVGADGRRNTLEGFKRKEFRGKLAIAITANFINRNTTAEAKVEEISGVAFIFNQKFFLNLKEETGIDLENIVYYRDNTHYFVMTAKKQSLLDKGVVINDYVDTQMLLSSENVNQEALLSYAREAADFGTNYQLPTLDFAMNHCGQPDVAMFDFTCMYASENAALARERFGHQLLVALVGDSLLEPFWPMGTGCARGFLAAFDTAWMVKSWAEGRTVLEVLSERESIYRLLPQTTPENIAKNFDQYTIDPATRYPNLNSSCVRPHQVRHLYITEELKCCSLERAATIRRPVNLSRRESEIRPSRLLTWCQKQTEGYRNVSITDLTSSWRSGMALCALIHRFKPQLIDFDSLNEGDHTTNLQLAFDVSEHDFGIRPFMSVKELSAGEELDKTRMSAYLSKFYELFRGTPLPVSESRQVDENNECPSKEVRTNNMFSLALARKRVPKEEKSGSVDSIYKRRRKFYLEEATNLSSNGSTQRDERDPKENKVRSMATQLLAKFESKNNFTIHKTQGSSIRRTFSQMSEKCHSCGKRVYMVERICAEGLYFHRECFRCSTCRSALQQGAHAFNSEEGKLYCKHHFDQRNNGTNLKRTFSLPANCNRVLERRAADEKTPPSSDTAHLQSEPDAGTCTSFISRSLSWPLNVIRAACNAPRYLSRRVHGAARALTSHLRNNLHDYTLLYELLSMSLPLLFVLQEVLLQMYTEAVPDEPSLLQPVLLWLQEQIRIL; encoded by the exons ATGGGGGAGATGGAGGAGGATTGCGACAACGTGGGGAAGCTGTTTGAGAACTTCATCCAAGCTTCCACCTGTAAAGGAACCCTTCAGGCCTTCAATGTCCTCTGCAGACGTTTGGACCTGGACCCCGCCGAGCACAAGACCTTCTATAGTGGTCTGAAGGCGAAAGTCACTTCCTGGAAGGCCAAAGCTCTGTGGAGCAAACTGGACAAGAGGATGTCCCATAAGGAGTACAAGAAGGGCCAGGCTTGTGAGGGCACTAAG TGCCTCATCATCGGAGGAGGTCCGTGCGGCTTGCGGACAGCCATCGAGCTCACCTTGATGGGTGCTAAAGTGGTGGTCATCGAGAAGAGGGACTCTTTTTCCAGGAACAATGTCCTCCATCTTTGGCCTTACACCATTCATGACCTGCGGGGCCTCGGCGCCAAAAAGTTCTATGGAAAATTTTGCGCTGGAGCCATAGACCACATCA GCattcagcagctgcagctgatcctcCTGAAGGTCGCCCTGATTGTTGCAGTGGAGTTTCACATTAATGTGGAGTTCATCAAGCTGCTGGAACCGCTAGAGAATCAGGAAAAGGAAG GGATTGGGTGGAGGGCTGCAATCCGACCTGCTGATCACCCGGTGGCTAACTTTGACTTTGACGTGGTGGTGGGGGCTGATGGGCGGAGGAATACATTGGAAG GTTTCAAAAGAAAAGAGTTTAGAGGCAAACTGGCGATCGCCATCACGGCCAACTTCATCAACAGGAACACCACCGCTGAGGCCAAAGTGGAGGAGATCAGCGGCGTGGCCTTCATCTTCAACCAGAAGTTCTTTCTCAACCTCAAAGAggagacag GTATTGATCTGGAGAACATTGTTTACTACAGGGACAACACACATTACTTTGTCATGACGGCAAAGAAGCAGAGTCTGCTGGACAAGGGGGTTGTCATTAAT GATTACGTCGACACCCAGATGCTGCTGAGCAGCGAGAACGTCAACCAGGAGGCTCTTCTGAGCTACGCCCGAGAGGCTGCTGACTTTGGCACCAACTACCAGCTTCCCACTCTGGATTTTGCCATGAACCACTGCGGGCAGCCGGATGTGGCGATGTTTGACTTCACATGCATGTACGCATCAGAGAACGCCGCTCTGGCCAGGGAGAGGTTTGGACACCAGCTGCTGGTGGCACTGGTTGGAGACAGTCTTCTAGAG CCATTCTGGCCGATGGGAACAGGCTGTGCCCGAGGTTTCCTGGCTGCTTTTGACACGGCGTGGATGGTAAAGAGCTGGGCCGAAGGTCGGACGGTCCTGGAGGTGCTCTCAGAGAG GGAGAGTATTTACCGACTGCTACCACAAACAACCCCTGAAAACATTGCTAAGAACTTCGATCAGTATACCATCGACCCCGCAACTCGATACCCCAACCTCAACTCCTCCTGCGTCAGGCCTCACCAG GTGCGTCACCTGTACATCACCGAAGAGCTGAAGTGCTGCTCTCTGGAGCGTGCTGCTACCATACGACGACCCGTCAACCTCTCCAGGAGAG AATCTGAGATCCGACCATCCAGGCTTCTCACCTGGTGCCAGAAACAGACTGAAGGATACAGGAATGTGTCCATCACAGACCTGACTTCCTCCTGGAGGAGTGGCATGGCTCTGTGCGCTCTTATCCACAGGTTTAAACCACAGCTAAT AGATTTTGACTCGTTAAATGAAGGTGACCACACTACCAACCTCCAGCTGGCTTTTGACGTCAGCGAACATGATTTTGGGATTCGACCGTTCATGTCCGTGAAGGAGCTGAGTGCTGGCGAGGAGCTGGATAAAACCAGGATGAGTGCCTACCTGTCCAAGTTCTACGAGCTCTTCCGTGGAACACCTCTACCTGTATCGG AATCCAGACAAGTGGATGAAAATAATGAATGTCCTTCAAAGGAAGTCAGAACTAACAACATGTTCAGTCTTGCACTGGCGAGGAAACGGGTACCAAAG GAAGAGAAGTCAGGCAGTGTGGACTCCATTTACAAAAGGAGGCGGAAATTCTATCTAGAGGAG GCCACCAATCTGTCAAGTAATGGCTCCACACAGCGAGACGAGCGGGATCCCAAAGAAAACAAAGTTCGCTCAATGGCTACTCAGCTTCTAGCCAAGTTCGAGAGTAAAAACAACTTCACCATCCATAAAACACAG GGCAGTTCCATACGGAGGACCTTTTCTCAGATGTCTGAAAAGTGTCACTCCTGTGGAAAGCGAGTTTATATGGTTGAGAGAATCTGTGCCGAGGGGCTCTACTTCCACAGGGAGTGTTTCCGCTGTTCAACCTGCAGGTCTGCTCTGCAACAAGGAGCACATGCGTTTAACTCTGAAGAAG GAAAGCTGTACTGCAAACACCACTTTGATCAACGCAACAATGGGACGAATCTAAAGAGGACCTTTTCTCTACCAGCT AACTGTAACCGAGTTCTGGAACGACGAGCTGCAGATGAAAAGACTCCCCCATCCAGCGATACAGCACACCTGCAGAGTGAACCTGATGCAGGTACCTGCACCTCGTTTATAAGCAGAAGCCTGAGCTGGCCTCTGAATGTGATTCGTGCTGCGTGCAACGCCCCCCGGTACCTCTCCCGCCGTGTGCATGGTGCAGCCCGGGCTCTCACCAGCCACCTGAGGAACAACTTACATGACTACACACTGCTGTATGAGCTACTGAGCATGAGCTTACCCCTATTGTTTGTTTTACAAGAGGTACTCCTGCAGATGTACACCGAGGCCGTGCCTGACGAGCCGAGCTTGCTGCAGCCTGTGCTGCTTTGGCTGCAGGAGCAAATCAGAATCCTCTAG